A stretch of the Aegilops tauschii subsp. strangulata cultivar AL8/78 chromosome 4, Aet v6.0, whole genome shotgun sequence genome encodes the following:
- the LOC141021147 gene encoding receptor-like protein EIX1: MASKLGHLARATAAILCLLIFDVEPSDSRAQERISGGTGTCISREREALLSFKAGLLDPAGRLSSWHGQECCQWHGVRCSSRTGHVIKLNLRNTYLQQPLYQWHDYYEVDFSKSLSLSKDELSSSLADLQQLRYLDLSGNDFNSTSIPAFVGSLENLRYLNLSLSYFGGRIPSKLGNLSKLQYLDVSGQLYLDSNLHVVDLAWLERLPLLSYLDLSYANLSAVRDWFHMVNVLSSLRVLRLADCGLKSTRSATSKSNLTHLQVLDLSENSFNAPLEHNWFFWDLTSLEELHLLVCYWHGPIPEQLGNMTSLQVIDFSDNDLVGLIPSNLEKLCNLEVLHLDGNNINTSIGEFMDRLPRCSWSIIQVLTLEYTN, from the coding sequence ATGGCTAGCAAGCTTGGGCATCTCGCCCGAGCAACTGCGGCTATTCTTTGCCTGCTGATTTTCGATGTAGAACCGTCTGATTCCCGTGCCCAAGAGAGGATATCAGGTGGGACTGGAACCTGCATCAGCAGGGAGCGAGAGGCGCTTCTGTCTTTCAAGGCAGGCCTTCTGGACCCTGCTGGCCGTCTCTCGTCATGGCATGGTCAAGAATGCTGTCAGTGGCATGGTGTCCGGTGCAGCAGCAGAACAGGCCATGTCATCAAGCTCAACCTCCGCAACACCTACTTGCAACAGCCCCTGTATCAGTGGCATGACTACTATGAAGTCGACTTTTCCAAAAGCCTGAGTTTGTCCAAAGATGAGTTGAGCTCCTCTTTGGCTGATTTGCAACAGTTGAGGTATCTTGATCTGAGTGGGAATGACTTCAATAGCACCAGCATACCTGCGTTTGTGGGCTCTCTGGAGAACCTAAGGTATCTCAACCTCTCATTGTCATATTTCGGTGGGAGAATACCTTCTAAACTAGGCAATCTTTCAAAATTGCAATATCTTGATGTTAGTGGGCAATTATATCTCGATAGTAATCTGCACGTGGTGGATCTTGCATGGTTGGAGCGTCTCCCATTGTTGAGTTATCTTGACTTGAGCTATGCAAACCTCAGTGCTGTGCGGGATTGGTTCCACATGGTTAACGTGCTTTCTTCTCTGAGAGTGCTCCGCTTAGCAGATTGTGGTCTTAAGAGCACAAGGTCTGCTACTTCAAAATCAAACCTCACACATCTCCAAGtactagatctgtcagaaaactCATTTAACGCACCACTGGAACACAACTGGTTCTTCTGGGATCTCACAAGCCTTGAGGAGCTGCACCTATTGGTTTGCTACTGGCATGGACCTATTCCTGAACAACTTGGAAACATGACGTCCCTTCAAGTCATAGATTTCAGTGACAATGATCTCGTTGGCTTGATACCAAGCAACTTGGAAAAATTGTGTAATTTGGAAGTGCTGCATCTTGACGGTAACAACATCAACACGAGCATAGGGGAGTTCATGGATCGATTGCCAAGGTGCTCATGGAGTATAATACAAGTGTTGACATTGGAGTACACAAATTAG
- the LOC109774314 gene encoding receptor-like protein EIX2 gives MTSLSILAISGNMITGTVPLGVGALGNLTELWLSDNKLDGVLMKEHFSGLLNLEYVDLSDNSLKMDIEPHWVPPFRLKGINLHSCIVGPYFPGWLRWQTGIESLDLGNTNLDGVIPDWFWVTFSRARRLDASENMLRGSLPANLQHISARHIFLGSNKLTDNQITGTIPSSMCQLIGLNRLDLSGNKLKGDVIRCWKETHNNSSLLSLNSADEFGSSLYSLALNNNDLSGEFPKFLQRCSYLGFLDLSYNRFFGTLPKWLPEKMPRLEILRVRSNIFSGHIPKNLTFLERLHYLDMAYNNISGSIPWSISNLKAMRTNISWYMDLIDFLEERMSVITKGQTREYSIKTYQLLVNIDLSCNSITGYIPEEIHLLIGLTNLNLSNNQLIGKIPDKIGGLKQLESLDLSYNDLSGEIPSGLSALTSLSHLNLSYNNLSGAISSGQQLQVLDNLNYTYIGNPGLCGYPLSKNCSASTTDAEQSADHEDADHISYLYLGMGIGFVVGLWVVFCTMLLRRTWAIAYFQIIDKLYDKVYVLVVITWARLMKKTHDDAA, from the exons ATGACCAGTCTTAGCATTCTTGCAATCAGTGGAAACATGATAACTGGTACTGTACCACTCGGAGTTGGAGCACTTGGTAACTTGACAGAGTTGTGGCTCAGCGACAACAAACTTGATGGTGTGCTCATGAAGGAGCATTTTTCAGGCTTATTGAATTTAGAGTATGTAGACTTGTCAGACAACTCCTTGAAAATGGACATTGAACCACATTGGGTTCCTCCGTTTAGACTAAAGGGCATAAACTTACACTCATGCATAGTGGGCCCCTATTTTCCTGGGTGGCTTAGATGGCAGACTGGCATTGAATCTCTTGATCTTGGAAATACAAATTTGGATGGTGTCATTCCTGATTGGTTCTGGGTGACATTTTCCCGAGCTCGGCGCTTGGATGCATCAGAGAACATGTTGCGTGGTTCATTACCGGCAAACCTACAACACATTTCAGCTCGACATATATTTCTCGGGTCCAATAAGCTTACAG ATAATCAAATTACAGGAACCATTCCATCATCCATGTGCCAATTGATTGGTCTTAACCGGTTGGATCTATCAGGAAACAAATTAAAAGGAGATGTTATTCGGTGTTGGAAGGAGACACATAACAATTCCTCACTGCTCAGCTTAAACTCTGCCGATGAATTTGGTTCTAGCTTGTATAGCCTAGCCTTGAACAACAATGATCTCTCAGGTGAATTCCCTAAATTTCTTCAGAGGTGCTCATATTTGGGTTTCCTTGATCTTTCATACAATAGGTTCTTTGGAACATTGCCAAAGTGGTTACCAGAAAAAATGCCACGCTTGGAAATCTTGAGGGTGAGATCAAACATATTCAGTGGCCATATTCCTAAGAACCTTACTTTCCTTGAAAGACTTCACTATTTGGACATGGCCTATAACAATATATCTGGCAGTATACCATGGTCGATATCAAACTTGAAAGCCATGAGGACCAACATATCTTGGTATATGGATCTTATAGATTTTCTTGAGGAACGCATGTCGGTCATCACAAAAGGCCAAACACGTGAATATTCCATTAAAACCTACCAGCTACTGGTGAATATTGATCTGTCATGTAACAGTATAACCGGATATATTCCAGAGGAGATACATTTGCTAATTGGGCTTACCAATTTGAACTTATCAAATAATCAGTTGATCGGCAAAATCCCAGACAAGATTGGTGGTCTGAAGCAGTTGGAGTCCCTTGACCTATCCTACAATGACTTATCCGGTGAAATCCCATCAGGGTTGTCGGCTCTAACATCTCTGAGCCACTTGAACCTGTCATACAACAACTTATCAGGCGCGATATCATCTGGGCAACAGCTGCAGGTTCTCGACAACCTGAACTATACCTACATCGGCAACCCCGGTCTATGTGGCTACCCTCTCTCCAAGAACTGCTCTGCTAGTACTACTGATGCGGAGCAAAGTGCCGACCATGAAGATGCAGATCATATCTCATATCTCTACCTTGGGATGGGCATAGGGTTTGTGGTCGGCCTTTGGGTGGTGTTCTGCACCATGTTACTGAGGAGAACCTGGGCGATTGCCTACTTTCAGATCATTGACAAGCTGTATGACAAGGTTTATGTGCTGGTGGTTATAACTTGGGCTCGCCTGATGAAGAAGACCCATGACGATGCAGCGTGA